One segment of Gemmatimonadota bacterium DNA contains the following:
- a CDS encoding type II toxin-antitoxin system HicA family toxin has product MPRKIRELIKDLEAAGFVNRGGRGSHRKFVHSKVSKSVVLSGQLGDDAKHYQEKDVKVAIEVSKK; this is encoded by the coding sequence ATGCCACGTAAAATTAGGGAACTCATCAAAGACCTTGAGGCTGCTGGGTTTGTAAATCGTGGCGGAAGAGGAAGTCATAGAAAATTTGTTCATTCCAAAGTTTCTAAATCGGTGGTCCTTTCCGGTCAACTTGGTGATGATGCAAAACACTATCAAGAGAAAGATGTCAAAGTGGCTATTGAGGTATCAAAAAAATG